The following nucleotide sequence is from Williamwhitmania taraxaci.
GATGTATTATATTCTCTACCGAAGACACGGAGGTTTAAGAAAAGAACTTAATGTGAAAACACCTTTTCAAGCTATCGAAAAATGGTTCGAAATTAAACCGGAAATATTTTTACAAGAACCTGATGAGTTTAAAAATAAAGTTTTATCTTTGAAATATATTAATCAAACAAGTTGTCATAAACAATCTTGTGAAACTTGACAAGTAATCAATCAGATGGCGAATGGTTTGTTTCTGAATATCGTTCTCGGCAACAGCCTCAGCCTTCTGGAGCCAGTAGACTATCTTCTCGATTGCGGCGGAATACATCCCTCCTACCTTCCAAACCTTTTCGAACACCAAACCATTCTCCTTAACCAATTTAGAGTTCAACCCATAAGATATCGGTTGGGTATCCTTTGGATTAACCATTTTGGCATAAAAATCTTCGGCCTCCTTTTGGGTAACGCCCTCATAGTAATTCATGGCCGAGGAGGCAACTAAATCGACGCCTTGCGTTTGATTCACGCGAAAACGAGCCACTTCTGGATCAAAAATAATTGGAACGAGAAGGCTCTGCATCTCTATTAATGTCCCCAGTTCCTTCGGGAAGGAACGCTCTGGCGTATTGGCAACCAGCTCGGCAAAATATTCCTTCGAAAATTCAGGAATAAATTTTTCGTTCGAATAGTGATGATGAATACCATTTGAGAACCAGACACGCTTCAGGTAAGTCACAAACTTCTCGAAATTGGGAGTCGTTCTATCCCCATCGTAGCCAGTATAAATGGCCTCGAGGGTTCTTCTTACCGCAAGATTATACTTATAGTTTTGATCCCACAGAATGTCACGTCCCGAGAGTGCCGCTTGTGAAAGGAAGAATACCAGCTTCTTTTGTCCGAGCGAAAGGCTATCAAAGTCTGGAACCTGATAGCGTAGAATCTTAATATCGGCAAACTTATCAACTTGCCATTGAAAATCGGAGTCTCCCTTCTCTTGTGAAGAGCAGCCATAAGCAGCCAGCGCACCAAGTGCCACCATATACATTGCTATTTTTTTCATTACAATTAAATTTTGGTCGTTGAATTAGATTTACACCAAAACTAACTCATCAGGGTTTAATACTATCAAATACTTTAACGACAGGTTTATTCTTGGGCAAAGGCCTTTTTGGATTACGCATATCGAGGTCGGAATGCAGCAACCACTTTCCTTTTTCAAACTTAAACCCATCGTAAGAAAAATCGGGCCCATAAAACCGAAAATCGTTTACATACTGTGGCTCCGAAGGGCTAAGATGATCGAATATAATCATGTCCGACTCGTCCATATAGCGCATCATCATGGTGGCTTTTGCCGAATATTCAAATATCACCCTTGAGAATAACCGCTTTCCATTATCAAAGATTGGAGCACCAAAATGGGGGTTACCTTGCTCGTCGAAGTAAAGAATATCAATAACGCGCTTACTGGTAAACAAATCATTCAGATCGACCCCTATGAGAGCATAGTAAATAACTTTCCCCGCCTTTTTCTTCACGGTTTGGTAGTAGAGGGCGCCATACCACTGCTGGGGGGTTAAAACTTGAGTCATCGGTGTGGGAATCTTCGACCTTGAATCGATAAGGTCGTAGACAACGACTGGTCCTTCGTTTTCCATTCTCACTTGAAGGAATCCAAACATCTTTTGAAATCCACCGGGAAGTGGGTTATTCCAAGTAAATATCCGCCAATTACCATCGGGGGAAACAACTTTACCGATATGCAGCAGGGAATCAAAAGGATAATCGTAGGAATTGGGAGAATGGAGAAGCGTTTTCAACCGCGCGATTACCTCTGTATTTAGGCGTGTCATCTCCCCAAACTCGGGTCGGGCAGCAATCTGCTTCATCAGTTGACTAATGGCAACCTCTTCCTCTCTTACAGAATTTACGGTCGTAGCCGCTGTAGAGAAAGGACATGAAACCAAACTTATCCCCAATACAAACAAACAAAGCACTCGTTTACACATATCGATTCGATTTACCAACTACAAAGATAAGCAGCCATGAGGATTAACGATGGGATTAGGCAAATAGTTTATGCCACATCCAATTACAATTGCCCATTGACCTCATCCAATGCCTCAAGAATAGTTTTGCAAACCGAAGCAATCTGCTCCTTTGTAATAATCAATGGCGGTGCAATTCGAAATGCTGTATCGCAAAAAAGAAACCAATCCAGAATAATTCCACGATCGAAACAGGCCCGAATTACCTTTTGGACCATAGCCGCATCACCAAGTTCAACGGCAAGGAGCAACCCAATACCCCTTATCTCCTTAATAAGCGGATGTATCAGCTGTTCACGGAAAAGAATCTCCTTCGAGTCAACTTCCTCGATATAGCTATTTTCGACAAGCACCCTTAAGGTTGCAAGCGCAGCAGCACACGAAACCGGATGACCACCGAAGGTAGTAATATGTCCAAGTATCGGATTGCTCTTAAGGCATTCCATAATCTCCTTGCTCGACACAAATGCACCAATCGGCATACCGCCACCCATTCCCTTGGCAATGGTAAAGATATCGGGAACCACGCCCAACTTTTGAAAAGCAAAGAGGCTGCCGGTTCGTCCAAAGCCAGTTTGCACCTCATCAAAGATGAGAAGGGCTCCGGTTTCCGTGCATTTATTGCGCAGAGCCACCAGGAATTTGTGGGTAGGAACAATAGCTCCGGCTTCGCCCTGAATAGGCTCCACCAAAACCGCAGCTGTTCGGGAAGTTATTTGGTTGAGCGATTCAATGTCGTTGAACGGCAAATGGCGCGTATCGGGAAGTAATGGTCGGAAAGCATTTTTGAAACCCTCGTCGCCCATCATGCTTAGAGCACCATGGGTACTCCCGTGATAAGCATTGACGAATCCCACCAGTTCAGTCCTGCCAGTAAACCTTTTGGCGAGTTTAAGGGCCCCTTCATTTGCTTCGGAGCCACTATTTACAAAGTAAACTTGTGACAAACTTGACGGGAGCAGGTTGGTTAACTCCTTGGCATACTCAACCTGAGGTGCTTGAATGTATTCACCATAAACCATCAGATGCATATACTTCTCGGCTTGAGACCTTACGGCATCGACGACCATGGGATTGCAGTGGCCGATACTTGAAACAGAAACGCCTGAAATTAAATCAAGGTATCCTCTACCCGAATGGTCAAAAATATAAATACCCTCAGCACGTTCAACCTCAAGTCCAATAGGCGTCTCTGAGGTTTGAGCAACGTGCTGCAGGAACAAATTGCGCAGCGAAATCATGGGAATCTATTTACTAATAAGCTTCAGCTCTCTTAGGAGTTTATCACGGTAACTTTTACCTATTGGAACGAGTTTCGAACCGGTTGGGAATCGGAGCAGGATAGAATTATCCTCAATGCTCGAAATTCGCTTTACATTAACAATAAACGAGCGATGAACGCGCTTAAAGGTATTGGAGGGTAGTTGACTCTCAATGGCCTTCATGGTAAAATGGATAGTGTGTTTTTCTTTACCAGTATTCACAACCACATAGTTTTCAAGTGCTTCAACCCACAAAATCTCACTCAGTTTCAGTCGAACAAGTGAACTATTCTTCTTGATGAAGATCTCATCGTCTTCGTTGGCTTGCTTTGTAACCGAGTTGAAGCGATCGAACGCTTTTGTTACGCCCTTATAAAAACGAGCATAGTTTACGGGCTTAAGCAAATAGTCCGTCACGTCGTATTCAAAAGCCTCCAGAGCGTATTGATCCTTTGACGAAACAATAATCACCTGTGGAGCCACCTTTAGCGTCTTAAGAAACTCGATACCAGTCATCTCAGGCATCTCGATATCAAGAAAGATAAGATGAACATCGTCACCTTTTTCTATGCCACGAATAGCCTGAATTGCCGAAGGAAACGACTTGACAAAATTCAAGAATTCTGTCTTCTTGATAAACTCTTCAATGACCCTGCACGAGAGTTCATCGTCATCAATAATAATACAGTTCAGCATCCGGAATAGTTTTTACAACTTTCTTCTCTAAAATTAAGAATTTTCATCAAAAAAACCCTACTTATTGAGAATTTAATTGCAAATTTTTAAAAAAGTGGCTCGAAAGCAACTCAGAATTCTTCACACAAGCCTTTATCCACTTGAGATGTTGGGCCTTTTTGTCTGCTTCATCAAGTCTCCAGGCAATGTTGCTATCATTGCGTAAACGTAAGGAAAGATGGTGAATAATTATGGCTGCAGCCACTGAAATATTTAAGCTTTCTGCAAACCCATAAATTGGAATCTTAAGATATTCATCGGCATTATCCAGCACATCGCTTGATAGGCCTGAATGTTCCGTCCCCATAAAGAGGGCAACTTTCCCCTTGGTGAGATCAAAATTTTCGAGGGATACATCGCTTTGGTGCGGAGTTGTTGCTACAATTCGGTATCCGTTTTCACGGAGGCTCTTAATTAACCCCGGAGTATAGCCTTGCTCTTCTCGGTATCGGTGAAGATCGAGCCATTTATAGGTACCTTTGGCTACCATTGGATTAGGAGTAAACCGATGCTCACGCTCCACGATATGTACATCCTGAATCCCAAAACAATCGCAACTGCGTAGAACAGCGCTGGCGTTTTGGGATTGGTAAATATCTTCCAGACAAACTGTTAGATACCTTGTTCTAAATGATAGTGCCGATTGAATGGCTTCTTTTCGAGAATCGGTTAAGAATTGCGACAGATACTCTATTAGCCGATCGTCCATAGCTGAAACGGTTGGTTAAATGGAACAAAAAAAGGGAGAACGGGAGTCTCCCTTGCGATCAATGGCAAAAATGCTATTGAACGATGTCGTTCAGCTCGCTACCAGATTTAAACTTAACCACTTTCTTAGCGCTAATTTTAATAGGCGCACCAGTTTTAGGGTTTCTTCCAGTTCTGGAGTTGCGGGTAGAAATTGAGAACGATCCAAAACCAACCAAAGCAACGCGATCACCTTGTTTAAGCGCGTCGGTGGTAGATTTCACGAAAGCATCAAGTGCTTTCTTAGCATCGGCTTTAGTTAAGTTAGCTTCTGCAGCAATAGCATCGATAAGTTGTGCCTTGTTCATAACCAGTGTAATTTTAGGTTAGTAATTCTTGTTGGTCAAACAATCTCCAACAAATATAGGGTTTTTCTTATGTTTTACAAATGTTCAGCACTTTTTTTCACTTTTATTTTAATTTTCGTTAGATTTTCTTGCGTATCTGCAATAACCTGATAAGAAACCACTTGAAAATGGAGAT
It contains:
- a CDS encoding TrmH family RNA methyltransferase, producing the protein MDDRLIEYLSQFLTDSRKEAIQSALSFRTRYLTVCLEDIYQSQNASAVLRSCDCFGIQDVHIVEREHRFTPNPMVAKGTYKWLDLHRYREEQGYTPGLIKSLRENGYRIVATTPHQSDVSLENFDLTKGKVALFMGTEHSGLSSDVLDNADEYLKIPIYGFAESLNISVAAAIIIHHLSLRLRNDSNIAWRLDEADKKAQHLKWIKACVKNSELLSSHFFKNLQLNSQ
- a CDS encoding LytR/AlgR family response regulator transcription factor, with amino-acid sequence MLNCIIIDDDELSCRVIEEFIKKTEFLNFVKSFPSAIQAIRGIEKGDDVHLIFLDIEMPEMTGIEFLKTLKVAPQVIIVSSKDQYALEAFEYDVTDYLLKPVNYARFYKGVTKAFDRFNSVTKQANEDDEIFIKKNSSLVRLKLSEILWVEALENYVVVNTGKEKHTIHFTMKAIESQLPSNTFKRVHRSFIVNVKRISSIEDNSILLRFPTGSKLVPIGKSYRDKLLRELKLISK
- a CDS encoding HU family DNA-binding protein: MNKAQLIDAIAAEANLTKADAKKALDAFVKSTTDALKQGDRVALVGFGSFSISTRNSRTGRNPKTGAPIKISAKKVVKFKSGSELNDIVQ
- a CDS encoding aspartate aminotransferase family protein, which codes for MISLRNLFLQHVAQTSETPIGLEVERAEGIYIFDHSGRGYLDLISGVSVSSIGHCNPMVVDAVRSQAEKYMHLMVYGEYIQAPQVEYAKELTNLLPSSLSQVYFVNSGSEANEGALKLAKRFTGRTELVGFVNAYHGSTHGALSMMGDEGFKNAFRPLLPDTRHLPFNDIESLNQITSRTAAVLVEPIQGEAGAIVPTHKFLVALRNKCTETGALLIFDEVQTGFGRTGSLFAFQKLGVVPDIFTIAKGMGGGMPIGAFVSSKEIMECLKSNPILGHITTFGGHPVSCAAALATLRVLVENSYIEEVDSKEILFREQLIHPLIKEIRGIGLLLAVELGDAAMVQKVIRACFDRGIILDWFLFCDTAFRIAPPLIITKEQIASVCKTILEALDEVNGQL